From a region of the Panicum virgatum strain AP13 chromosome 2K, P.virgatum_v5, whole genome shotgun sequence genome:
- the LOC120680058 gene encoding trimethyltridecatetraene synthase-like: MALPITWAAFIVLLTAVFLKAIVTRGRRRTYNLPPGPKPWPIIGNLNLIGELPHRSMHELSKRYGPLMQLRLGSLPAVVGSSVDMARFFLKTSDAAFADRPRFAIGKYGAFDASDIMWCQYGPYLREARRICAAELFSAKRLQTFELIRGEEVRGMLRGLLEASGCAVRLRDYVQNMTLGVISRMVLGRKYIGQEEEGGSPPVLTPAEFREMVEEFLALHGASNIGDFIPWLDWLDLQGYVRRMKRMNRKFHQFLDRVLDEHDRRRRLEGEGFVARDLVDVLLQQADDPNLEVQLTRDNVKAIVQDALLGGSDTAAATIEWAMSELIRNPKVLGKAAEELDCVVGRERLVTEGDLPALPYIEAILKETFRLHPVAPTLVPHLAREDASVDGFDIPAGTAVFVNVWWIGRDPALWDAPEEFRPERFVGSKIDVKGQDFELLPFGSGRRMCPGVGHGMKVTLLSIANLLHGFEWRLPDGIKVEELSMEEIFLLAMPRKDPLEAVVEPRLQSHLYMCA, encoded by the exons ATGGCGCTTCCAATAACATGGGCTGCGTTCATCGTGCTCCTCACCGCAGTCTTCCTCAAAGCCATAGTTacccgagggcgccgccgcacctACAACCTCCCGCCAGGCCCCAAGCCATGGCCAATCATCGGAAACCTCAACCTCATCGGCGAGCTGCCGCACCGCTCCATGCACGAGCTCTCCAAGCGGTACGGCCCGCTCATGCAGCTCCGGCTCGGGTCCCTGCCCGCCGTCGTCGGCTCGTCCGTCGACATGGCCAGGTTCTTCCTCAAGACCAGCGACGCCGCCTTCGCCGACCGCCCCAGGTTCGCGATCGGCAAGTACGGCGCGTTCGACGCCTCCGACATCATGTGGTGCCAGTACGGGCCCTACCTGCGCGAGGCGCGCCGGATCTGCGCCGCCGAGCTCTTCAGCGCCAAGCGGCTCCAGACCTTCGAGCTCAtccgcggcgaggaggtgcgCGGGATGCTGCGCGGCCTGCTCGAGGCGTCCGGGTGCGCCGTGCGGCTCAGGGACTACGTGCAGAACATGACGCTCGGCGTGATCTCGCGCATGGTCCTCGGCAGGAAGTACATCGGccaagaggaggaggggggctcgccgccggtgctgaCGCCGGCCGAGTTCCGGGAGATGGTGGAAGAGTTCTTGGCGCTCCACGGCGCGTCGAACATCGGCGATTTCATACCGTGGCTGGATTGGCTGGACCTGCAGGGGTACGTCAGGAGGATGAAGAGGATGAACAGGAAGTTCCATCAGTTTCTGGACCGTGTTCTGGACGAgcacgaccggcggcggcgcctcgagGGAGAGGGTTTCGTGGCGAGAGACCTGGTGGACGTGCTGCTGCAGCAGGCGGATGACCCTAACCTTGAGGTCCAGCTCACCAGGGACAATGTGAAGGCTATCGTACAG GACGCACTCCTCGGAGGATCAGATACTGCCGCTGCGACCATCGAGTGGGCGATGTCGGAGCTCATCAGGAACCCCAAGGTGCTAggcaaggccgccgaggagctggACTGTGTGGTGGGGCGCGAACGCCTGGTCACAGAGGGGGACCTGCCAGCCCTCCCCTACATCGAGGCCATCCTCAAGGAAACCTTCCGCCTGCACCCTGTTGCGCCGACTCTGGTGCCCCACCTAGCTCGGGAGGACGCCAGCGTCGACGGCTTCGACATCCCCGCCGGCACGGCCGTGTTCGTCAACGTGTGGTGGATCGGCCGCGACCCCGCGCTGTGGGACGCGCCGGAGGAGTTCCGCCCGGAGCGATTCGTCGGGAGCAAGATCGATGTCAAGGGGCAGGACTTCGAGCTGCTGCCCTTCGGCTCCGGCCGGCGGATGTGCCCTGGGGTCGGCCACGGGATGAAGGTGACCCTGCTGAGCATCGCCAACCTGCTGCACGGCTTCGAGTGGAGGCTCCCGGACGGCATCAAGGTGGAGGAGCTGAGCATGGAGGAGATCTTTCTGCTCGCGATGCCACGCAAGGACCCACTTGAGGCTGTCGTCGAGCCCAGGCTGCAGAGCCATCTATATATGTGTGCTTAA
- the LOC120680068 gene encoding dimethylnonatriene synthase-like translates to MALPPWPTFLTVVLITVLFLQTMASRRRRRAYNLPPGPKPWPIIGNLNLLGELPHRSIHELSKLHGPLMHLRFGSMPVVVGSSAEMARLFLKTNDAAFSGRPTLSIGRYTAYDSSDIMWSQYGAYLRQARRICATELFSARRLDSFEHIRDEEARGMLRGLREASSAGRVVRLRSHLQMMTLGVISRMVLGKKYIQGEAAAAEFREIVDELFALNGVFNIGDFVPCLDWLDLQGYVGRMKRASKMFDQFLNHILDEHDQRRRLEGGGFVARDMVDVLLQLADDPSLEVQLSRNNVKALTQDMILAGSDTSTMTIEWAISELLKNPEALAKATEELDRVVGRERLVTERDFPQLPYMEAVLKETLRLHPAAPLLAPHLAREDTSVDGYDIPAGTTVFVNVWSIGRDPALWEAPEEFRPARFIGSEVDVKGQDFELLPFGSGRRMCPGYSLGLKMTLLGIANLVHCFTWRLPSGMTVEQLSMEETFLLAMPRKVPLEAVIEPKQMERFGYKTTSD, encoded by the exons ATGGCGCTCCCACCATGGCCTACGTTCCTCACCGTCGTGCTCATCACCGTGCTCTTCCTCCAAACCATGGCTTcccgcaggcgccgccgcgcctaCAACCTCCCGCCGGGCCCCAAGCCGTGGCCGATTATCGGCAACCTCAACCTCTTGGGTGAGCTGCCGCACCGCTCCATCCACGAGCTCTCCAAGCTGCACGGCCCTCTCATGCACCTCCGGTTCGGGTCGATGCCCGTCGTCGTCGGCTCGTCCGCCGAGATGGCCAGGTTATTCCTCAAGACCAACGACGCGGCGTTCTCCGGCCGCCCGACGCTCTCGATCGGCAGGTACACCGCGTACGACTCCTCCGACATCATGTGGTCCCAGTACGGGGCGTACCTGCGCCAGGCGCGCAGAATCTGCGCCACGGAGCTCTTCAGCGCCAGGCGGCTCGACTCGTTCGAGCACATCCGCGACGAGGAGGCGCGCGGGATGCTCCGCGGCCTGCGAGAGGCGTCGTCGGCCGGGCGCGTCGTGCGGCTCCGTAGCCACCTGCAGATGATGACGCTCGGCGTGATCTCGCGCATGGTGCTCGGCAAGAAGTACATccagggggaggcggcggccgccgaatTCAGGGAGATAGTGGACGAGTTGTTCGCGCTGAATGGCGTTTTTAACATTGGCGATTTCGTACCTTGCCTGGACTGGCTGGACCTGCAGGGGTACGTCGGGAGGATGAAGAGGGCGAGCAAGATGTTCGACCAGTTCCTGAACCATATCCTGGACGAGCACGACCAGCGGCGACGGCTCGAGGGAGGGGGGTTCGTGGCAAGAGACATGGTGGACGTGCTGCTGCAGCTGGCCGACGACCCTAGCCTTGAGGTCCAGCTCAGCAGGAACAATGTTAAGGCCCTCACACAG GACATGATCCTTGCGGGCTCAGATACTTCCACTATGACCATCGAGTGGGCAATCTCGGAGCTCCTCAAGAACCCAGAGGCACTAGCCAAGGCCACCGAGGAGCTGGACCGCGTCGTCGGCCGCGAACGCCTGGTCACGGAGCGAGACTTCCCCCAGCTCCCCTACATGGAGGCTGTCCTCAAGGAGACCTTGCGCTTGcacccggcggcgccgctgctggcgcccCACCTTGCCCGCGAGGACACCTCCGTGGACGGCTACGACATCCCCGCCGGCACGACCGTGTTCGTCAACGTCTGGTCTATCGGCCGTGACCCCGCGCTGTGGGAGGCGCCGGAGGAGTTCCGTCCGGCACGGTTCATTGGGAGTGAGGTCGACGTGAAGGGACAGGACTTCGAGTTGCTGCCGTTCGGGTCCGGCCGGCGGATGTGCCCTGGGTACAGCCTGGGGCTGAAGATGACCCTGCTGGGCATCGCCAACCTTGTACACTGCTTTACGTGGAGGCTCCCGAGTGGCATGACGGTGGAGCAGCTGAGCATGGAGGAGACCTTCCTACTCGCGATGCCACGTAAGGTCCCGCTCGAGGCTGTCATCGAGCCCAAGCAAATGGAAAGGTTTGGATACAAGACTACAAGTGACTAG